In a single window of the Bacteroidota bacterium genome:
- a CDS encoding squalene/phytoene synthase family protein gives MDEAQWIPFATAPWNAAQRKGFEDILAWDKKLKTLAVDDLPRDQLKEKLMKEAAILREHGACALVPESFCKPIFAHAATLNLKPELFIQQFEHAYYHYGALEFEDNAALKQYMQAVVIPRGTLVAGLADMAHTWQVPQVANLATAFSLVGKLLALKDDLKKGRLFIPLADLAQAGVSIEALAQGVNDARTQKLLWKQVIRIRDAFAQGQPLVKEVPRKFRRPFKKNWLTGLELVGEIERRQYDLWTRPITLTALQRFQITVLTFIGKGVSHARGR, from the coding sequence ATGGATGAAGCACAGTGGATACCTTTTGCAACTGCACCATGGAATGCGGCGCAGCGTAAAGGATTTGAAGATATTTTGGCCTGGGACAAAAAGCTCAAAACCCTTGCAGTGGATGATCTACCCAGAGATCAGCTAAAGGAAAAGCTGATGAAGGAGGCTGCGATCTTGCGAGAGCATGGGGCCTGTGCGCTTGTGCCTGAGTCGTTTTGCAAACCCATCTTTGCACACGCGGCAACGCTGAACTTGAAGCCTGAGCTCTTTATTCAGCAATTCGAGCATGCATATTATCACTATGGTGCGCTGGAGTTTGAGGATAATGCCGCCCTGAAGCAATACATGCAGGCTGTTGTGATTCCCCGGGGGACGCTGGTTGCCGGCCTCGCAGATATGGCGCATACGTGGCAGGTGCCCCAGGTTGCTAATCTGGCAACTGCATTTAGCCTGGTCGGGAAGCTGCTGGCTTTGAAAGACGATCTCAAAAAAGGCAGGTTGTTTATTCCACTTGCAGACCTTGCGCAAGCCGGTGTGTCGATTGAAGCGTTGGCGCAAGGTGTGAACGACGCGCGCACGCAAAAGCTATTGTGGAAGCAGGTAATCAGGATTCGGGATGCTTTTGCGCAGGGGCAGCCGCTTGTGAAGGAGGTGCCGCGTAAATTCCGCCGTCCATTCAAGAAAAACTGGTTGACTGGACTCGAACTGGTTGGTGAGATTGAGCGCCGGCAGTACGATCTGTGGACACGCCCGATAACCCTCACGGCACTGCAGCGCTTCCAAATTACCGTGCTAACATTTATCGGGAAGGGTGTTTCGCATGCACGCGGACGGTAA